The genomic stretch TTTCCGATCTCACTGCTGCGCTAAACCCGAGAGAAGATAAGTTTAACGATAAAGCCGTTAAATCCGTTCAAGCAAGAGTTACCAATGTTTCCGATCACCTTCTTTATCCTCTTTCTTTACAGGATTTCGTAACTTTGGTTAGAGCAAAGGTAAAAACTATGTATCCCGCTATTCAAGATTATTCTTTATCCACCAGAGATAAAGAGGAAATTCAAGCTTTAATGAATAATAAATATGATACCTGGCAATGGAACTTCGGCAAATCTCCTCGCTATAATTTAAACCATTCCATACGCACTAAAGCCGGCTCCATAGAATTCTATTTACTCGTGAATAAAGGTATTATAACTGAAGCAAAAATATATGGCGATTTCTTTACCAACCGCGAAATTAGCGAACTGGAAAAAGCTCTCTGCGGAATTGAACATAAACCGGAAACTGTTTCCGAAATGCTACAACAGATGGATTATAAAAGCTTTTTCGGCGAAGTGACTCTGGAAGAAATCGTAAAGGCAATGTTCTAATTCGTTTTTACCAAAAGAAAAAGGGGTAATAGGTGAAAAAAGCATTTGTAATCCTGGTTCTGCTATTAACGCTAACTTTGCTGTTTGCTCTTCCTGCAGAACTTTCCCGAACCGGAAATCCGGAACTTTATAAAGAACTCTCC from Candidatus Cloacimonas sp. encodes the following:
- a CDS encoding lipoate--protein ligase, giving the protein MLSIFSPGNYAPFNIACEEYILKNFPEDVFLLYINNPSIIVGKHQNTLAEINYEWVLKHNIPVVRRLTGGGTVFHDSGNLNYSFLMNENEDFTRNFERYTKPILAVLQDLGVPAILEGRNDLTINGCKFSGNAKTNAYGKTLQHGTIMFSSNISDLTAALNPREDKFNDKAVKSVQARVTNVSDHLLYPLSLQDFVTLVRAKVKTMYPAIQDYSLSTRDKEEIQALMNNKYDTWQWNFGKSPRYNLNHSIRTKAGSIEFYLLVNKGIITEAKIYGDFFTNREISELEKALCGIEHKPETVSEMLQQMDYKSFFGEVTLEEIVKAMF